In one window of Mesorhizobium sp. B2-1-1 DNA:
- a CDS encoding RT0821/Lpp0805 family surface protein yields MSRIAQAFDSRQGSLFASASAKAAIVMIALPLAACGAGGFSLQKAEVDRSILTGSISAPAASADSDRDSDQTTIGNAVSSADIEQLGGQAVPWANAGTGSRGSITELAELKDGGQTCRRFKASRESFDGVAMFAGELCLASAGGWRMQDFRAL; encoded by the coding sequence TTGTCGCGTATCGCGCAAGCTTTTGACAGCAGGCAAGGCAGCCTATTTGCTTCAGCCAGCGCCAAAGCCGCGATCGTGATGATTGCCTTGCCGCTTGCCGCATGTGGCGCGGGCGGCTTCAGCCTGCAAAAAGCCGAGGTCGATCGCTCGATCCTGACCGGCAGCATTTCGGCTCCAGCCGCGTCGGCCGATTCGGACCGCGATTCCGACCAGACGACGATCGGCAACGCGGTGTCCTCCGCCGACATCGAGCAGCTCGGCGGTCAAGCCGTGCCGTGGGCCAATGCCGGTACGGGTTCGCGCGGCTCCATCACCGAACTGGCGGAATTGAAGGACGGGGGTCAGACCTGCCGCCGCTTCAAGGCTTCGCGCGAAAGCTTTGACGGCGTTGCCATGTTCGCGGGCGAACTTTGCCTGGCCAGCGCCGGCGGCTGGCGTATGCAGGACTTCAGGGCGCTTTGA
- a CDS encoding crotonase/enoyl-CoA hydratase family protein codes for MTDHILVERQGAIQIIRINRPDKKNALTRAMYAKMSQTLAEGDADPAIRVHVFLGVPGAFSSGNDLADFMVVATGGEGGTEVWDFLMALARVAKPIVSGVDGIAVGIGTTLNLHCDLTFATPRTVFRTPFVDLGLVPEAGSSLLAPRILGQQGAFALLGLGEGFSAERAKAAGLIYEVVEEGALEASVLAAAGQIAAKPPQALRIARDLMRGSREDLVARINVESEHFRERLKSDEARAALTAFMTRKK; via the coding sequence GTGACAGACCATATCCTCGTCGAGCGCCAGGGCGCCATCCAGATCATCCGCATAAACCGCCCGGACAAGAAGAACGCGCTGACGCGCGCCATGTACGCCAAGATGTCGCAAACCTTGGCCGAAGGGGATGCGGATCCGGCAATTCGCGTCCATGTCTTTCTCGGCGTGCCCGGTGCCTTCTCCTCCGGCAACGACCTCGCCGATTTCATGGTCGTCGCCACTGGCGGCGAAGGCGGCACGGAAGTCTGGGATTTCCTGATGGCGCTGGCCAGGGTCGCAAAACCCATCGTCTCCGGTGTCGACGGCATCGCGGTCGGCATCGGCACCACGCTCAATTTGCACTGCGACCTGACCTTCGCCACGCCGCGCACCGTGTTCAGGACACCCTTCGTCGACCTCGGCCTTGTGCCCGAAGCGGGATCGAGCCTGCTGGCGCCGCGCATCCTGGGCCAGCAGGGCGCGTTCGCGCTGCTCGGCCTTGGCGAAGGCTTCTCGGCCGAACGCGCCAAGGCCGCTGGTCTGATCTACGAAGTTGTCGAGGAAGGAGCGCTGGAGGCGTCGGTTCTGGCGGCCGCCGGCCAGATCGCCGCCAAGCCGCCGCAGGCGCTCAGGATCGCGCGCGACCTGATGCGCGGCTCTCGCGAGGACCTCGTCGCCCGCATCAACGTGGAAAGCGAGCATTTTCGCGAGCGGCTGAAATCGGACGAAGCCCGCGCTGCACTGACGGCATTCATGACCAGAAAAAAATAG
- a CDS encoding DUF1344 domain-containing protein yields MRTLIGAVAATFLLCTAAFAGQTEGLIKKIDKDALTLTLDDGKSYKLNAETDLDALKPGMDIVIAYDVTNGENVVTDMQLPDSDSD; encoded by the coding sequence ATGCGTACCCTGATTGGCGCTGTTGCCGCCACATTCCTGCTTTGCACCGCCGCTTTCGCCGGGCAGACCGAAGGCCTGATCAAGAAGATCGACAAGGACGCGCTGACCCTGACGCTGGACGACGGCAAATCCTACAAGCTGAACGCGGAAACCGATCTCGACGCGCTGAAGCCGGGCATGGACATCGTCATCGCCTATGACGTGACCAACGGCGAAAACGTCGTCACCGATATGCAGTTGCCTGACAGCGACTCCGACTAG
- a CDS encoding DUF1778 domain-containing protein, whose product MTNQLTRTSRLEARISPDMLSVVKRAAEIQGRSVSDFVVSAAQEAAQRTIEEVAIIRLSIEDQLALVEAILNPPEPNEALRKAADAYKRVVVESR is encoded by the coding sequence ATGACAAACCAACTGACCCGTACCTCCCGTCTCGAAGCTCGGATATCCCCGGATATGCTGAGTGTGGTGAAACGTGCCGCCGAAATCCAGGGCCGCAGCGTCAGCGACTTCGTGGTCTCCGCAGCGCAGGAAGCTGCACAACGCACCATTGAGGAGGTCGCTATCATCCGCCTGTCCATCGAGGATCAGCTCGCTCTGGTAGAGGCCATTCTCAATCCGCCCGAACCTAATGAAGCGCTGCGCAAAGCCGCCGACGCCTACAAGCGAGTTGTCGTCGAATCCCGGTGA
- a CDS encoding acyl-CoA dehydrogenase has translation MYLAPVEDIAFTLKHVAGLKPALDDGTFGDLGEDLVDAVLSEAGRFATEEVAPLYKIGDEHGAVLKDAAVTMPPGWKELYRRWIDGGWNALSGPEGYGGQALPTMLGVAALEMWNSAAMAFGIGPTLTMGAVEALDKHASEELKAKYLAKLVSGEWMGTMNLTEPQAGSDLAALRTRAEPARDGTYRIFGQKIFITYGEHDLTDNIVHLVLARLPDAPAGTRGISLFLVPKFLVGADGSPGARNDVFCSGLEHKLGIHASPTCTMIYGDGFQGAKPGAIGWLIGEENKGLACMFTMMNNARLAVGMQGVAVAEAATQKAIAYANERRQGKAADYAGAGMAPIVHHPDVQRNLLTMKALTQIARAISYSCAHAIDLARVSSGDQAAHWRDRANLLTPLAKAFSTDIGVEVASLGVQVHGGMGFIEETGAAALYRDARIAPIYEGTNGIQAIDLVTRKLPLGGGEHVHGFIAELAAVASAVRTSNLEGFGHTADALDRGLDDLTQATRFLQKLSADGRTGEALAGATPYLRLVSLAAGGAYLARGAVADQGRIALCRFFAENLLGETGALKERVVDGAASLAAAGKTLISA, from the coding sequence ATGTATCTGGCACCGGTCGAGGACATCGCGTTCACCCTCAAGCATGTGGCCGGCCTGAAGCCTGCCCTCGATGACGGCACGTTCGGCGATCTCGGCGAGGATCTCGTCGACGCCGTTCTTAGCGAGGCCGGCCGCTTCGCCACCGAAGAGGTCGCGCCGCTCTACAAGATCGGCGACGAGCACGGCGCGGTGCTGAAGGACGCGGCAGTGACCATGCCGCCGGGCTGGAAGGAACTTTATCGCCGCTGGATCGACGGCGGCTGGAACGCGCTCTCCGGCCCGGAAGGATATGGCGGGCAGGCGCTTCCGACCATGCTCGGCGTCGCCGCGCTCGAAATGTGGAATTCCGCCGCCATGGCCTTCGGCATTGGCCCGACGCTGACCATGGGTGCGGTCGAGGCGCTCGACAAGCACGCTTCGGAAGAGCTCAAGGCCAAGTATCTCGCAAAGCTCGTCTCCGGCGAGTGGATGGGCACGATGAACCTGACTGAGCCGCAGGCCGGCTCGGACCTCGCTGCCTTGCGCACGCGCGCCGAACCCGCCCGCGACGGCACCTACCGCATCTTCGGCCAGAAGATATTCATCACCTATGGCGAGCATGATCTCACCGACAATATCGTCCATCTGGTACTGGCGCGGCTGCCTGACGCGCCTGCGGGCACGCGCGGCATCTCGCTCTTCCTGGTGCCGAAATTCCTGGTCGGCGCGGACGGCTCGCCTGGCGCACGCAACGACGTCTTCTGTTCGGGCCTCGAGCACAAGCTCGGCATCCATGCCTCTCCGACCTGCACCATGATCTATGGCGACGGTTTTCAGGGCGCCAAGCCCGGCGCCATCGGATGGCTGATCGGCGAGGAGAACAAGGGGCTGGCCTGCATGTTCACCATGATGAACAATGCCCGCCTCGCCGTCGGGATGCAGGGCGTGGCGGTCGCGGAAGCCGCGACCCAGAAGGCGATCGCCTATGCCAATGAGCGCCGCCAGGGCAAGGCGGCGGATTACGCCGGCGCCGGCATGGCGCCGATCGTCCATCACCCCGACGTGCAGCGCAATCTCCTGACCATGAAGGCGCTGACGCAGATCGCGCGGGCGATCAGCTATTCCTGTGCCCATGCCATCGACCTGGCGCGCGTATCGTCTGGTGACCAGGCGGCGCATTGGCGCGACCGGGCCAACCTGTTGACGCCGCTTGCCAAGGCTTTTTCCACCGATATCGGCGTCGAGGTCGCCTCGCTTGGCGTCCAGGTCCATGGCGGCATGGGTTTCATCGAGGAGACGGGGGCTGCGGCACTCTATCGCGACGCCCGCATCGCGCCGATCTACGAGGGCACCAACGGCATCCAGGCGATCGATCTGGTGACCCGAAAACTGCCGCTGGGCGGCGGCGAGCATGTGCACGGCTTCATCGCCGAGCTTGCCGCTGTCGCCAGCGCCGTGCGGACATCGAATCTCGAAGGGTTTGGCCATACGGCCGATGCTCTCGACCGCGGGCTCGACGATCTGACGCAAGCGACACGTTTCCTGCAAAAACTGTCGGCCGATGGCCGGACTGGCGAGGCGCTTGCCGGCGCGACACCCTATCTCCGGCTGGTCTCGCTTGCAGCCGGCGGCGCCTACCTGGCGCGGGGCGCCGTTGCCGATCAGGGCCGCATCGCCCTTTGCCGCTTCTTCGCCGAAAACCTGCTCGGCGAGACAGGTGCCTTGAAGGAGCGCGTTGTCGACGGCGCCGCAAGCCTCGCCGCTGCCGGCAAGACATTGATTTCCGCCTGA
- the fabI gene encoding enoyl-ACP reductase FabI, with the protein MAGGQGLMAGKRGLILGVANNRSIAYGIAKACVDHGAEIALTYQGEAFKKRVEPLAAELGAFVAGHCDVTDPASLDEVFANVANHWGKLDFLVHAIAFSDKDELTGRYVETTRDNFLRTMDISVYSFTTIAKRAEALMTDGGSLLTLTYYGAEKVMPHYNVMGVAKAALEASVRYLAVDLGAKKIRVNAISAGPIKTLAASGIGDFRYILKWNEYNSPLKQTVTQEEVGDSGVYFLSDLSRGVTGEVHHVDSGYHVVGMKAVDAPDISTVKD; encoded by the coding sequence ATGGCGGGTGGACAGGGCCTGATGGCCGGCAAACGCGGCCTGATCCTCGGCGTCGCCAACAACAGGTCGATCGCCTACGGCATCGCCAAGGCATGCGTCGACCACGGCGCCGAGATCGCGCTGACCTATCAGGGTGAAGCGTTCAAGAAGCGGGTCGAGCCACTGGCCGCGGAACTCGGCGCCTTTGTCGCCGGCCATTGCGATGTAACTGATCCGGCGAGCCTCGACGAGGTTTTCGCCAATGTCGCCAATCATTGGGGCAAGCTCGACTTCCTCGTCCATGCCATCGCTTTTTCCGACAAGGACGAACTGACCGGCCGCTATGTCGAGACGACGCGCGATAATTTCCTGCGCACGATGGACATTTCGGTCTATTCCTTCACCACCATCGCCAAGCGCGCCGAGGCGCTGATGACCGATGGCGGTTCGCTTTTGACGCTGACCTATTACGGCGCCGAAAAGGTGATGCCGCATTACAACGTCATGGGCGTCGCCAAGGCCGCACTCGAGGCCAGCGTGCGCTACCTCGCCGTCGATCTCGGGGCCAAGAAGATCCGCGTCAACGCGATCTCGGCAGGCCCGATCAAGACGCTGGCCGCTTCCGGCATCGGTGACTTCCGCTACATCCTGAAGTGGAACGAATACAATTCGCCGCTGAAGCAGACGGTCACCCAGGAAGAGGTCGGCGATTCCGGCGTCTATTTCCTGTCCGACCTGTCGCGCGGCGTCACCGGCGAAGTGCATCATGTCGATTCCGGCTATCACGTCGTCGGCATGAAGGCGGTTGACGCACCCGATATTTCGACGGTCAAGGATTAA
- the pdxH gene encoding pyridoxamine 5'-phosphate oxidase: protein MSETELTSGDFTEAAEPFRLFAAWLDDATKSEMNDPNGVALATVDAEGMPDVRMVLLKGFDESGFVFYTNFESAKGREILGSMKAAMCFHWKSLRRQVRVRGPVEIVSDAEADAYYATRPRGSRIGAWASKQSRPLESRFALEKAVAEYTARYAIGEIPRPKHWSGFRIVPKTIEFWHDRPFRLHDRVVFSRNAGGGWEKTRLYP from the coding sequence ATGAGTGAGACTGAGTTAACAAGCGGTGACTTTACCGAGGCCGCCGAGCCGTTTCGCCTTTTTGCCGCATGGCTGGACGACGCCACCAAAAGCGAAATGAACGACCCCAACGGCGTGGCGTTGGCAACCGTCGATGCCGAGGGCATGCCGGATGTGCGGATGGTGCTGCTCAAGGGCTTCGATGAGAGCGGCTTTGTGTTCTACACGAATTTCGAAAGCGCCAAGGGCCGGGAGATCCTGGGCAGCATGAAGGCGGCGATGTGCTTCCACTGGAAATCGCTGCGCCGCCAGGTGCGCGTGCGCGGGCCGGTGGAGATCGTCAGCGATGCCGAGGCCGACGCCTATTACGCGACACGGCCGCGCGGCAGCCGCATCGGCGCCTGGGCCTCGAAACAGTCGCGGCCGCTGGAAAGCCGGTTCGCGCTGGAAAAGGCGGTGGCCGAATACACGGCCCGCTACGCCATCGGCGAGATTCCGCGCCCAAAACACTGGTCGGGTTTCCGCATCGTGCCGAAGACGATCGAGTTCTGGCACGACAGGCCGTTTCGGCTGCATGACCGCGTGGTGTTTTCGCGCAATGCCGGGGGCGGTTGGGAGAAGACGCGGCTTTATCCCTGA
- a CDS encoding histidine phosphatase family protein: MYPLVYIVRHGQTAWNAEFRLQGQADTDINALGREQASANGHRLADLISNPAEFDFVASPMRRTRETMERIRAAMKLDPAAYGTDPRLVEVNFGDWQGFTFAELETQFPGASRTRALDKWNFQPPGKDAESYQMLLERVKPWFDALERQTVCVTHGGVMRTLFRFVLDMAEDDAAKLAIPQDRVLKLEGDTLGWL; encoded by the coding sequence ATGTACCCGCTGGTTTATATCGTGCGCCACGGCCAGACCGCGTGGAATGCCGAATTCCGGCTTCAGGGGCAGGCCGATACCGACATCAACGCGCTCGGCCGCGAGCAGGCGAGCGCAAACGGGCATCGGCTGGCTGACCTGATCTCCAATCCAGCAGAGTTCGATTTCGTCGCCAGCCCGATGCGGCGCACGCGCGAGACCATGGAGCGCATTCGCGCCGCCATGAAGCTCGACCCGGCTGCCTATGGGACCGACCCCCGCCTTGTTGAAGTGAATTTCGGCGACTGGCAGGGTTTCACCTTTGCCGAGTTGGAGACGCAATTTCCGGGTGCGAGCAGGACCCGTGCGCTGGACAAATGGAATTTTCAGCCGCCGGGCAAAGATGCCGAGAGCTACCAGATGCTACTCGAACGGGTAAAGCCGTGGTTCGACGCGCTCGAGCGCCAGACAGTCTGCGTGACGCATGGCGGCGTTATGCGCACCTTGTTTCGCTTCGTGCTTGACATGGCCGAGGACGATGCGGCGAAGCTGGCGATACCGCAGGACCGCGTGCTCAAGCTGGAAGGCGACACCTTGGGATGGCTTTAG
- a CDS encoding DnaJ C-terminal domain-containing protein: protein MRDPYEVLGVAKNASAKDIKSAYRKLAKKHHPDQNPNDPKAKDRFAAANQAYEIVGDEKTRAAFDRGEIDADGKPRFQGFEGAPGGGDPFGGFRRQQQGAGGSRFEFRSGRPGGDPFDGNSDIFSQIFGDVFSGSRGPGQSGAGMGDRRQPATAADLNVTLDITIEEAANAEKVTAMFPDGRKVAVKLPAYVEDGQTIRLKGQGEQGPGQPGDALVKIRFRRHPRYRLEGRDLHADLPVGLADAVLGAKVAVETPTGKLAVNVPAWSSSDKVLRLKGRGLPEKAGGHGDLYAHVRIMLPEGGDSALEGLLRSQKG, encoded by the coding sequence ATGCGCGACCCCTATGAGGTGCTGGGCGTTGCAAAGAACGCATCGGCCAAGGACATAAAATCGGCGTACCGCAAACTCGCCAAGAAGCATCATCCGGACCAGAATCCGAATGATCCCAAGGCGAAGGACCGTTTTGCCGCGGCCAATCAGGCCTATGAGATCGTCGGCGACGAGAAGACCCGTGCCGCTTTCGATCGCGGCGAGATCGACGCCGACGGCAAGCCGCGTTTCCAGGGCTTCGAGGGCGCCCCCGGTGGCGGTGACCCCTTCGGCGGTTTTCGCCGCCAGCAGCAGGGAGCCGGCGGTTCGCGATTCGAGTTCCGCTCCGGACGCCCTGGCGGCGATCCGTTCGATGGCAACAGCGATATCTTCAGCCAGATTTTTGGCGACGTCTTCTCCGGCTCGCGCGGCCCCGGCCAAAGCGGGGCAGGAATGGGTGACCGCCGCCAGCCGGCAACCGCCGCCGACCTCAATGTCACGCTCGACATTACCATCGAGGAAGCGGCGAACGCTGAAAAGGTCACGGCGATGTTCCCTGACGGTCGCAAGGTGGCGGTCAAGCTGCCGGCCTATGTCGAGGACGGGCAGACCATCCGGCTGAAGGGGCAGGGCGAGCAAGGGCCGGGCCAGCCCGGCGACGCGTTGGTCAAGATCCGCTTCCGCCGGCATCCGCGCTACCGCCTGGAGGGCCGCGACCTGCATGCCGATTTGCCGGTGGGGCTGGCCGATGCCGTGCTTGGCGCCAAGGTGGCCGTCGAAACGCCGACCGGCAAGCTCGCGGTCAACGTTCCCGCCTGGTCGAGTTCGGACAAGGTCCTGCGCCTGAAGGGCAGGGGCCTGCCGGAAAAGGCCGGCGGCCACGGTGATCTCTACGCCCATGTGCGCATCATGCTGCCAGAAGGCGGCGACAGCGCGCTCGAAGGGCTGTTGCGCAGCCAAAAAGGCTGA